One part of the Flavobacterium johnsoniae UW101 genome encodes these proteins:
- a CDS encoding CIS tube protein: protein MTTGELKKLKIIAYSDPQFNNPVSDIEEFVTLMNPEKYTFHYKIEQDTTQAAGTSSPAPRFTAIAPEELELDFVFDRTGVIAGKESTENGVIEDIEHFRKVILEYNGTEHKPNYLKIAWGSLLFKGSLTEMTIEYKLFRPDGTPIRAIAKGKFKGVVEDELRAKQQNNQSPDLTHTRIVKAGDTLPLMSFKIYGDSKYYLEVAKANKLINFRKLKIGQKIFFPPLQKQQ from the coding sequence AGATTATTGCGTACAGCGATCCGCAATTCAACAATCCCGTTTCGGATATTGAAGAGTTTGTTACTTTGATGAATCCCGAAAAATACACTTTTCATTACAAGATTGAGCAAGATACAACCCAGGCAGCCGGAACGAGCAGTCCCGCACCAAGGTTTACTGCAATTGCTCCGGAGGAATTAGAACTGGATTTTGTTTTTGACCGAACTGGCGTTATTGCCGGAAAGGAAAGCACAGAAAATGGTGTTATTGAAGACATTGAGCATTTTAGAAAAGTAATTTTAGAATACAACGGTACAGAACATAAGCCAAACTATTTAAAAATTGCCTGGGGAAGCCTTTTATTCAAAGGATCTCTCACAGAAATGACTATTGAGTATAAACTTTTCAGACCAGATGGTACGCCTATTAGAGCCATTGCAAAAGGAAAATTCAAAGGTGTTGTTGAAGATGAATTAAGAGCAAAACAGCAAAACAATCAATCACCAGATTTAACGCATACCAGAATTGTAAAAGCGGGCGATACGCTTCCGTTAATGTCTTTTAAAATCTATGGCGATTCAAAATATTATCTCGAAGTAGCAAAAGCCAATAAGCTTATCAATTTCAGAAAATTAAAAATCGGCCAGAAAATATTTTTTCCTCCACTGCAAAAACAACAATAG
- the vgrG gene encoding type VI secretion system tip protein VgrG, with translation MNNSGVIQTSKSADLVTHKLLIEGNELSGVYQVMSIVVHNEVNRIPMAQIVLTDGDASAQDFKLSNEDLLIPGKKIEIKAGYHSDEETIYKGIVVKHSIKIKDNSSLLIVECKDEAVKLTIGRKSKYFYDVKDSDAFEDIIGTYGLQKDVESTNYSHKELVQYNTSDWDFIVSRAQANGKLCFVENGKISIKKPDLTSEPVETVAFGSSMLDFDAEIDARNQFAKVSSYSWNASNQELLEIEAKDPSVSLNGNLSPSDLSDIVKLENLELRHGGHVTDTELQDWADAKLLFQQLSKVRGRVKFQGIPAVKPNTIITLEGVGDRFNGKAYITGVFHEITNGNWTVNVQFGLNPEWFSETYDVNTPSASGIIPSIKGLHIGIVTQLQDDPDGEDRILVKIPIINNDEQGIWCRIAVLDAGDNRGTFFRPEIEDEVIIGFINEDPNDAIVLGMLHSSAKPAPLKAADDNHQKGIFTRSEMKVLFDDDKKSIAIETPAGKKITLDEDKGSIVIEDENSNIITIDSAGIKMESAGDISIKATGDVKIEGMNVNLKATAQFKAEGNAGAEMSSAAVAIVKGSIVQIN, from the coding sequence ATGAACAATAGCGGCGTCATACAAACCAGTAAAAGTGCAGATTTAGTTACGCACAAACTGCTCATTGAAGGAAATGAACTGTCTGGTGTTTATCAGGTTATGAGCATTGTTGTTCATAATGAGGTGAACAGAATCCCAATGGCGCAGATTGTTTTAACCGATGGAGATGCATCGGCACAAGATTTTAAATTGAGTAATGAAGATTTGCTAATTCCGGGAAAAAAAATAGAAATAAAAGCGGGCTATCACAGTGATGAAGAAACCATTTACAAAGGAATTGTGGTAAAACATTCCATAAAAATAAAAGACAATTCTTCCCTGTTAATTGTAGAATGCAAAGACGAAGCGGTAAAACTGACTATTGGCAGAAAAAGCAAATATTTTTATGACGTAAAAGACAGTGACGCTTTTGAAGACATTATTGGCACTTATGGATTGCAAAAAGACGTAGAAAGCACTAATTATAGTCACAAAGAGTTAGTGCAGTACAATACTTCCGATTGGGATTTTATTGTGTCTCGTGCGCAGGCAAACGGAAAATTATGTTTTGTTGAAAATGGCAAAATTTCGATTAAAAAACCAGATTTAACTTCTGAACCAGTCGAAACGGTTGCTTTTGGTTCGAGTATGCTCGATTTTGATGCCGAAATTGATGCCCGAAATCAGTTTGCTAAAGTTTCATCTTACAGCTGGAACGCATCCAATCAGGAATTATTAGAAATTGAAGCCAAAGATCCAAGCGTAAGTCTAAACGGAAATTTATCTCCTTCGGATTTATCTGATATCGTAAAGCTTGAAAATTTAGAATTGCGCCACGGCGGTCATGTTACCGATACCGAATTGCAAGATTGGGCCGATGCGAAATTATTATTCCAGCAGCTGTCAAAAGTTCGCGGAAGAGTAAAATTTCAAGGCATTCCCGCTGTAAAACCCAATACCATTATCACGCTTGAAGGCGTTGGAGACCGCTTTAACGGCAAAGCATACATTACGGGCGTTTTCCATGAAATTACAAACGGAAACTGGACCGTAAACGTGCAGTTTGGATTAAACCCCGAATGGTTTTCTGAAACGTATGATGTCAATACGCCGTCGGCATCAGGAATAATTCCATCCATAAAAGGACTGCATATTGGTATTGTAACCCAGCTTCAGGACGATCCCGATGGTGAAGACAGAATTTTGGTCAAAATCCCAATAATCAATAACGACGAACAGGGCATTTGGTGCAGAATAGCTGTCTTAGATGCGGGTGACAACAGAGGTACTTTTTTCAGGCCGGAAATTGAAGACGAAGTAATTATCGGTTTCATCAACGAAGATCCAAATGATGCTATTGTATTGGGAATGCTCCACAGCAGCGCGAAACCTGCTCCTCTAAAAGCAGCCGACGATAATCATCAAAAAGGGATTTTTACAAGAAGTGAAATGAAAGTTCTTTTTGACGATGATAAAAAATCGATAGCCATTGAAACTCCGGCAGGCAAAAAAATAACACTAGACGAAGACAAAGGTTCAATAGTTATTGAAGACGAAAATTCGAACATCATTACAATTGACAGCGCAGGAATAAAAATGGAAAGTGCGGGCGATATTTCAATAAAAGCAACTGGCGATGTAAAAATTGAAGGCATGAATGTAAATCTAAAAGCAACTGCACAATTTAAAGCCGAAGGAAATGCCGGCGCAGAAATGTCATCAGCAGCAGTGGCGATTGTAAAAGGCAGTATTGTACAAATAAATTAA
- a CDS encoding PAAR domain-containing protein → MGLPAARINDMHVCPMVTATVPHVGGPILPPGSPTVLIGGQPAACLGDMIVCTGPPDSIIAGSSTVLIGGKPAARMGDSTAHGGTIVMGCPTVLIG, encoded by the coding sequence ATGGGATTACCGGCCGCAAGAATTAACGATATGCATGTCTGCCCAATGGTAACAGCAACTGTTCCTCATGTTGGCGGACCAATTTTACCGCCAGGCTCGCCTACAGTTTTAATAGGCGGTCAGCCTGCAGCCTGTTTGGGAGATATGATTGTTTGTACAGGTCCGCCGGATAGTATCATCGCGGGTTCTAGTACAGTGCTGATTGGAGGAAAACCAGCAGCAAGAATGGGAGATTCAACCGCACATGGCGGCACAATTGTAATGGGATGCCCAACGGTTTTAATAGGTTAA
- a CDS encoding GPW/gp25 family protein, with protein MENKEAFLGTGWSFPPEFKKNNKAVVMTSDETDIKSSLEILLSTKIGERIMLPRYGCNMDELLFETLDRTLKTYVSELIKTAILYYEPRIDVEKIDITQSDDLEGELLVIIDYRIRSTNSRSNLVYPFYKGEGTNI; from the coding sequence ATGGAAAATAAAGAAGCCTTTTTAGGTACAGGATGGAGTTTTCCGCCAGAGTTCAAAAAGAACAATAAAGCGGTCGTAATGACATCTGACGAGACAGACATTAAAAGCAGTCTGGAGATATTGCTTTCTACCAAAATCGGTGAACGTATTATGCTGCCCAGATATGGCTGTAATATGGATGAACTGCTTTTTGAAACATTAGACAGAACACTCAAAACCTATGTTTCTGAACTTATAAAAACAGCGATTTTATATTACGAACCAAGAATTGATGTTGAAAAAATCGACATCACGCAAAGTGATGATTTAGAAGGAGAATTATTAGTCATAATCGATTACAGAATAAGAAGTACAAACTCAAGAAGCAATCTTGTTTATCCCTTTTACAAAGGAGAAGGCACTAATATTTAA
- a CDS encoding baseplate J/gp47 family protein has product MSTNSQIDNVIFKRNGVNQEERYSDALEPGNLKLHDFTIEDWLLFAYNFAKEVNFFETDNDKTPEGNWQDFFSYFGFSKENLPDGIPKRTEKEYAVLKESITKTLSTANINQDLTPHLTLFVCFLKLLELSQNKLNLITKKHLDFFYKDILQIEKLPAKADKVNIIFELAKKIAEEKIAANTELDAGKDPDGKKLIYKTTEEFIANKANIAYLKSVYNDVDRGEIKYSDIANSLDGKGEPLKEDAPYWFPFGYTTEEKKYPELSDAKLGFAIASELFNLKEGDRSIDITITFDGDLSFHHPFNTADLLENISILYSAKKGWIGNFKLSTAIAFKNVNQSSNIGSNQLRLVFQISKDNPAIVNYDQKVLGEFFSTELPVIRFLINTQDQKGHTLFRALVTKTITGITAKVEVKDVKSLVLESDTGLLNAAKPFFPFTTQPEKNSSFIINYPEIFSKKWTDAEINIKWKNTPLSFETHYAAYKKSFLETISKDIFNTAIFTQVTSNARMNINQPEDGIAKRTAPKSEPAIAANASKTLNPADPIVTDGYFKATLSVLNKEVWDEQDKTVKLFVDDDKDQVFETKVNVKGSYELGKSGPIRLTLNQSFLHSLFPKIYTLAILNVAEDPSTPIPNEPYTPVAESISLNYSAEETIDFKVSAYESNQVKLFHEAPFGQREEHSYLKQQAINKEILEAAPITNCLVPDYCDGGEFYIGLQDAETLQQISLLFQILEGSENTKVPTFIGKQKVEWYILCDNYWKNLDKDILANGIDNFLKSGIVKFGIPKQATNDNTLFPANTIWVKAKMHKKYDAVCKVIDVKTQVVTAQFFDNNNNLAHLDSTLPAKTISKLITRVPQIKSVEQPFNSFDGKPLESDPSYYLRVSERLRHKNRAITLWDYEHLILQEFPNVFRVKCLNHTFISGTETSFLSPGKVTLVVIPDIVDKNVFDIYEPRVSTAALNSIESFINSKNSMQVSAKVINPDYEKVIIKLNVKFYPQYDENFYKKQLNEDLIKFLSPWAFDTSKQIIFGVELQRSIVIEYIENLYYVDFLSTLEMAIYIDKKTDKEHPKVLDDTENNAANVPLLDFQTTLSPSSPKNILVSVKNHIISTKIDTCKKITQEEPEKCRY; this is encoded by the coding sequence ATGAGTACCAACAGCCAAATAGACAATGTTATTTTTAAAAGAAATGGAGTCAACCAGGAAGAACGCTATAGTGATGCACTAGAGCCGGGCAACTTAAAACTTCATGATTTTACTATTGAAGACTGGCTGTTATTTGCGTATAATTTTGCCAAAGAAGTCAACTTTTTCGAGACCGATAACGATAAAACGCCAGAAGGCAATTGGCAGGATTTTTTCAGCTATTTCGGATTTTCAAAAGAGAATCTTCCGGATGGCATCCCAAAAAGAACCGAAAAGGAATATGCTGTTTTAAAAGAAAGTATTACCAAAACATTATCAACAGCCAATATTAATCAGGACCTTACTCCTCACCTAACTTTGTTTGTATGCTTTTTGAAATTATTGGAATTATCCCAAAACAAACTTAATCTCATTACTAAAAAGCATTTAGATTTTTTCTATAAAGACATACTACAAATTGAAAAACTGCCTGCAAAAGCAGATAAAGTCAATATTATTTTTGAACTGGCAAAAAAAATTGCCGAAGAAAAAATCGCTGCTAACACAGAACTTGACGCAGGAAAAGATCCCGACGGCAAAAAATTAATATACAAAACCACAGAAGAATTTATTGCCAACAAAGCCAATATAGCTTACCTGAAAAGTGTGTATAATGATGTTGATCGAGGCGAAATAAAATACAGCGATATTGCCAATTCTCTTGACGGAAAAGGTGAACCTTTAAAAGAAGATGCTCCCTATTGGTTTCCTTTTGGTTATACCACCGAGGAAAAGAAATACCCTGAATTAAGCGATGCCAAGTTAGGTTTTGCAATAGCTTCAGAATTATTTAATCTAAAAGAAGGCGACAGAAGTATTGACATTACCATAACTTTTGATGGAGATTTAAGTTTTCATCATCCATTCAATACAGCTGATCTTTTGGAAAACATCAGCATTTTGTATAGTGCTAAAAAAGGATGGATTGGAAATTTTAAACTCAGCACAGCGATTGCTTTTAAAAATGTAAATCAATCTTCAAACATTGGCAGCAATCAATTAAGATTAGTTTTTCAGATCTCGAAAGATAATCCGGCAATTGTAAACTACGATCAGAAAGTTTTAGGCGAATTTTTCTCGACAGAACTGCCTGTAATTCGATTTTTAATCAATACGCAAGATCAAAAAGGACATACTCTTTTTAGAGCTTTAGTTACAAAAACAATAACCGGCATTACGGCAAAAGTTGAAGTTAAAGATGTAAAATCTCTAGTATTAGAAAGTGATACCGGACTGCTTAACGCGGCAAAACCCTTTTTTCCTTTTACAACCCAGCCCGAAAAAAACAGTTCGTTTATAATAAATTATCCTGAAATTTTTTCTAAAAAATGGACAGACGCAGAAATTAACATAAAATGGAAAAACACGCCGCTGTCTTTTGAAACGCACTATGCTGCCTACAAAAAAAGTTTTCTTGAAACTATCAGCAAAGACATTTTCAATACTGCAATATTCACCCAAGTAACCAGTAATGCGAGAATGAATATCAACCAGCCTGAAGATGGAATTGCCAAAAGAACCGCTCCAAAATCAGAACCTGCAATCGCAGCTAACGCTTCAAAAACACTAAACCCAGCCGACCCGATTGTTACAGACGGCTATTTTAAAGCAACATTATCTGTTTTAAACAAAGAAGTTTGGGACGAACAAGATAAAACGGTCAAATTATTTGTAGATGATGATAAGGATCAGGTATTTGAAACTAAAGTAAATGTAAAAGGCTCTTATGAGCTTGGCAAAAGCGGTCCTATTCGATTGACCTTAAATCAGTCGTTTTTACATTCGTTATTTCCAAAAATCTATACTTTGGCTATACTAAATGTGGCGGAAGATCCGTCAACCCCAATTCCAAATGAACCTTATACACCCGTTGCAGAAAGCATAAGCCTGAATTATTCTGCTGAGGAAACTATTGATTTTAAGGTTTCTGCCTACGAATCTAACCAAGTAAAATTGTTTCATGAAGCTCCTTTTGGCCAGCGCGAAGAACATTCTTATTTGAAACAGCAAGCCATCAATAAAGAAATTTTAGAAGCTGCCCCAATTACCAATTGTCTGGTTCCGGATTATTGTGATGGAGGCGAATTTTATATCGGACTTCAGGATGCCGAAACATTACAGCAAATTTCATTATTATTTCAAATATTAGAAGGAAGCGAAAACACCAAAGTGCCCACTTTTATTGGAAAACAAAAAGTAGAATGGTACATATTATGCGATAATTACTGGAAAAACCTGGATAAGGATATTTTAGCAAATGGCATCGATAACTTTTTAAAATCAGGTATCGTAAAATTTGGCATCCCAAAACAGGCAACAAATGACAATACACTGTTTCCGGCTAATACCATTTGGGTAAAAGCAAAAATGCACAAAAAATACGATGCCGTCTGCAAAGTGATCGATGTAAAAACTCAGGTTGTTACTGCGCAGTTTTTTGACAACAATAATAATTTAGCACATTTAGACAGCACATTACCGGCCAAAACAATATCAAAATTAATTACCAGAGTACCGCAGATTAAAAGCGTTGAACAGCCTTTTAATTCGTTTGACGGAAAACCATTAGAGTCAGATCCCTCCTATTATCTGCGTGTAAGCGAACGCCTGCGCCACAAAAACAGAGCAATAACACTTTGGGATTACGAACATCTTATTTTACAGGAATTTCCAAATGTTTTTAGAGTAAAATGCCTTAACCATACTTTTATTTCGGGCACAGAAACCTCGTTTTTATCTCCGGGAAAAGTAACGCTGGTTGTAATTCCGGACATTGTAGACAAAAATGTATTCGATATTTATGAACCAAGAGTAAGCACCGCCGCGCTGAACAGCATTGAGAGTTTTATTAATTCTAAAAACTCCATGCAGGTATCTGCAAAAGTAATTAACCCCGATTATGAAAAAGTGATCATAAAACTGAATGTAAAGTTTTATCCGCAGTACGATGAGAATTTTTATAAAAAACAGCTCAACGAAGATCTTATAAAATTTTTATCGCCCTGGGCATTTGATACCTCTAAACAAATCATATTTGGAGTCGAACTGCAGCGCAGTATTGTTATCGAATATATTGAAAATTTATATTACGTAGATTTCTTATCCACGCTTGAAATGGCGATCTACATCGATAAAAAAACAGATAAGGAACATCCAAAAGTACTAGACGATACAGAAAACAATGCTGCCAATGTACCTCTTTTAGATTTTCAAACTACACTGTCACCATCAAGTCCAAAAAACATTTTAGTTTCTGTTAAAAACCATATTATCAGTACCAAAATAGACACTTGCAAAAAAATAACTCAAGAAGAACCTGAAAAATGCCGCTACTAG
- a CDS encoding PKD domain-containing protein: MSAKLSTITTQYRRFTKNQVLTEGNLNEVVDFFDDQDRLSRIYLSGVGIVCGLYPAYNESQKTITITQGTGITTDGDLFKLYQADVLGNKKIDFDSKTYTHCKIYDNTKAAYKPFFYDGSNKQLPLFELLTEEQQKKEKDPYFALAEFSSNTKFEIKEAVVLLYLESYEKESDLCVSLSCDNQGLEIVGNYKVLIVSKAVAAQIMGHDSMIGKTNYVNLYHTLPELKSNRIVLKKEDFAHLEAIKQNFTKGIFKNNIVKNLQDGYNKLLTGLNMPLVLDAVQKKITELFNFEGDPVLPPDFQYRYNLLNDLVDTYNETKALLLNINDSYCSPDINAFPKHLMLGELIKTEPCFEFRHDFYKSPLLTGENLTACNDCLADDKNSEEKDVKDEIQICYGENTARQRMYSLILRTAELLENYNPLYDFIKITPSLQMGKLGKKAIPFYNNVNDSLIKAWDFDKTILGLQRNNVSYHDDLLNTKKPLEIHLDSDFYRIEGHQGRNYKEALKAIQQIRLDNGLGFNIMILAVNANELDKTIQNFTQYYLNKNHGYEHKAGVVPGGTFIMIYLEEKVPYYYYYNTRRPSLTGDFEKFAEGIPILNPIVADFSLPYLCCDENNIGLTLPVDKICFDSKTPPLPFKVSPAGGFVKANVRPDQNGGIAVNELGVLVFDPNLVSKELIGQTITFTVNNFDTDCKITIFEKPKFDFIAVPLKPSGISETEVTFTVTGDNLAGNKFTWNFGDKTDLVTDDKTEIKHIYKYNGESQKKFTFDVTLNADNGNCGFQVTHPVSFEIEDPKVLIDGKLTNRISFCRNEKPVVLTLEPNVKGAVISGDGVVITKGGIVRFNPADVPPGAASVTILIDGKPSNLIITLLDLPTASFTFNIDAAGILTLINNSVNAAAYTWDVNKEIIKTDKKDPITRPIALFNESSISVLLTAEGKCGSVNDGPRLIEIKKPVEVNACLESAGQFVKSSIETVSNLKEISVLNKFNRQTNSFITETENRYVQVQNDLESYISGTLNDKLPELFTQEYFNFISTVTASAVRAQNAEQITAVQKLISLNTSLFYTILRCQDAKTLKAFEEQITRTSSLFSSLFQGFIEIKFNTDTDGSLKKFLSGMAKVFAKIDFILSNLNIQIENLTAGA; the protein is encoded by the coding sequence ATGTCAGCAAAACTTTCAACAATAACAACACAATACCGAAGATTCACAAAGAATCAGGTACTTACAGAAGGAAACCTTAATGAGGTTGTAGATTTTTTTGACGACCAGGACCGCCTGTCCCGCATTTACCTGAGCGGCGTTGGTATAGTTTGCGGACTTTATCCCGCTTATAATGAGTCTCAAAAAACAATTACAATAACACAGGGAACTGGTATAACTACTGATGGTGATCTTTTTAAATTATATCAGGCGGATGTATTAGGAAACAAAAAAATCGATTTTGATTCCAAAACCTATACGCACTGCAAAATCTATGATAATACAAAAGCGGCTTATAAACCCTTTTTTTATGATGGATCAAACAAACAACTGCCTCTTTTTGAACTCTTGACAGAAGAACAGCAAAAAAAAGAAAAAGACCCTTATTTTGCTTTAGCAGAATTTAGCTCAAATACAAAATTTGAGATTAAAGAAGCCGTAGTTCTTTTGTATCTGGAGTCGTATGAAAAAGAATCTGACCTTTGCGTGAGTCTTTCTTGCGACAACCAGGGATTGGAAATCGTGGGCAATTATAAAGTTTTAATTGTCAGTAAAGCCGTTGCCGCACAAATAATGGGTCATGACAGCATGATTGGCAAAACCAATTATGTTAATTTATACCATACGTTACCAGAGCTGAAATCGAACAGAATTGTACTAAAAAAAGAAGATTTTGCTCATCTTGAGGCAATAAAACAAAATTTTACCAAAGGGATTTTCAAAAACAATATTGTAAAGAACTTGCAGGATGGTTATAATAAGCTGCTGACAGGTTTAAATATGCCTCTGGTTCTGGATGCTGTTCAAAAAAAGATAACTGAGCTGTTTAACTTTGAAGGAGACCCTGTACTTCCTCCCGATTTTCAATATCGATATAATCTGTTAAACGATCTGGTTGATACTTATAACGAAACCAAAGCACTTTTACTCAACATAAACGATAGTTATTGTTCACCTGATATTAATGCTTTTCCAAAGCACTTAATGCTGGGCGAATTAATAAAAACTGAGCCTTGTTTTGAATTTCGTCATGATTTTTACAAATCGCCTCTGCTTACAGGAGAAAATCTTACTGCCTGCAATGACTGCCTTGCAGATGATAAAAATTCAGAAGAAAAAGACGTAAAAGATGAAATACAAATATGTTATGGTGAAAACACAGCCAGACAAAGAATGTACAGTCTTATTTTGCGAACTGCTGAGTTATTAGAAAACTACAATCCGTTATATGATTTTATAAAAATTACACCTTCTCTGCAAATGGGCAAATTGGGCAAAAAAGCCATTCCGTTTTACAACAATGTAAACGATTCGCTTATTAAGGCCTGGGATTTTGATAAAACCATTTTAGGGTTACAAAGAAACAATGTTAGTTACCACGATGATTTATTAAATACTAAAAAACCGCTCGAAATACATCTTGACAGTGACTTTTATAGAATTGAAGGTCATCAGGGACGCAACTACAAAGAAGCACTAAAAGCGATTCAGCAGATTAGATTAGATAACGGTCTCGGATTCAACATAATGATTCTGGCTGTAAATGCTAATGAACTGGATAAAACCATTCAAAATTTCACCCAGTATTACCTCAACAAAAACCACGGTTACGAGCATAAAGCAGGCGTAGTTCCCGGCGGCACTTTCATTATGATTTATCTGGAAGAAAAAGTACCGTATTATTACTATTATAACACCCGAAGACCTTCTTTAACGGGAGACTTTGAAAAATTTGCCGAAGGCATCCCAATTTTAAATCCAATTGTTGCCGATTTTTCACTGCCGTATCTATGCTGCGATGAAAACAATATTGGACTTACTTTACCTGTAGATAAAATTTGTTTTGACAGCAAAACACCTCCTCTGCCGTTTAAAGTATCTCCAGCTGGAGGATTTGTAAAAGCCAATGTTAGACCAGATCAAAACGGAGGAATAGCTGTAAATGAATTGGGAGTACTTGTTTTTGATCCAAATTTAGTCAGCAAAGAGTTAATTGGTCAAACGATAACCTTTACCGTTAATAATTTTGATACTGACTGTAAGATAACCATTTTCGAAAAACCAAAATTCGATTTTATCGCAGTTCCTTTAAAACCTTCAGGAATCAGCGAAACCGAAGTTACTTTTACCGTAACAGGAGACAATCTTGCGGGTAATAAATTTACCTGGAATTTTGGAGACAAAACCGATCTTGTTACAGACGACAAGACCGAAATAAAACACATTTACAAATACAATGGTGAATCGCAAAAGAAATTCACATTTGATGTTACGCTGAATGCTGATAATGGCAACTGCGGTTTTCAGGTTACTCATCCTGTGAGTTTTGAAATTGAAGATCCAAAAGTACTCATAGATGGTAAATTAACAAACAGAATATCTTTTTGCAGAAACGAAAAACCGGTTGTACTTACTCTTGAACCAAATGTAAAAGGAGCTGTTATTTCCGGCGATGGTGTTGTAATAACAAAAGGAGGAATAGTTCGGTTTAATCCAGCCGATGTTCCTCCGGGTGCAGCAAGCGTAACCATTCTTATAGACGGCAAGCCATCTAATCTTATAATTACACTTTTAGACCTTCCTACTGCAAGTTTTACTTTCAATATAGATGCTGCAGGAATTCTAACCTTAATCAACAACTCGGTAAATGCTGCAGCTTATACATGGGATGTCAATAAGGAAATAATAAAAACAGATAAAAAAGATCCAATCACAAGACCAATTGCTTTATTTAATGAATCTTCCATTTCTGTTTTACTAACTGCCGAAGGCAAATGCGGCTCCGTAAACGATGGTCCAAGGCTAATTGAGATAAAAAAACCAGTTGAAGTAAATGCATGTCTTGAAAGTGCCGGCCAATTTGTTAAAAGTTCAATTGAAACCGTTTCTAATTTAAAAGAAATTTCTGTTTTAAATAAGTTCAACAGACAGACTAACAGCTTCATTACTGAAACCGAAAACAGATATGTACAAGTTCAAAATGACCTTGAAAGTTACATCAGCGGAACGTTAAATGACAAATTACCTGAATTATTTACACAGGAATATTTCAACTTTATATCAACAGTTACGGCCTCTGCTGTAAGAGCGCAGAATGCAGAGCAGATTACTGCGGTACAAAAACTTATATCGCTGAATACTTCCTTGTTTTATACTATTTTGAGATGTCAGGATGCCAAAACGCTTAAAGCATTTGAAGAACAAATTACGCGAACATCATCACTTTTCAGCAGTTTATTTCAAGGTTTCATAGAAATAAAATTCAACACAGATACTGACGGATCATTGAAAAAATTCTTGTCCGGCATGGCAAAAGTATTTGCAAAAATTGATTTTATCCTGTCAAACTTAAACATACAAATAGAAAACCTTACCGCTGGTGCTTAA